A window of bacterium contains these coding sequences:
- a CDS encoding urea carboxylase-associated family protein, whose protein sequence is MTGERFEVRQVVPPRGGFAFLIKRAQRFRITDLEGRQVSDLVVFSTDDPTERLSQGNTRKLNNTWLLSTGHRLYSTKCRPLLTIVADTVGRHDLQSSACSPYDYPIRFGITDHPSCLAILRGVLEAHGIPEHLIPDPFNVFMNTEVAETGQIEVRAPLSKAGDYIEFQADMDCLVAMTACPQDQNACNGYHITPVQLDVFTA, encoded by the coding sequence GTGACCGGGGAACGCTTTGAGGTACGGCAGGTCGTTCCGCCGCGGGGCGGCTTCGCCTTTCTTATCAAGCGCGCGCAGCGGTTTCGCATCACCGATCTCGAAGGCCGGCAGGTCAGCGATCTCGTCGTTTTCTCGACTGACGACCCCACCGAGCGCCTCTCCCAGGGAAACACCCGCAAGCTGAACAACACGTGGCTGCTCTCGACGGGACACCGGCTCTACAGCACCAAGTGCCGGCCGCTGCTCACGATTGTGGCGGACACGGTCGGCCGTCACGACCTTCAGTCGTCGGCGTGCAGCCCGTACGACTATCCGATCCGCTTCGGCATCACGGATCATCCCAGCTGTCTCGCGATCCTCCGCGGAGTGCTCGAGGCGCACGGCATTCCGGAGCATCTGATTCCCGACCCCTTCAACGTCTTCATGAACACCGAGGTCGCAGAAACCGGCCAAATAGAAGTCCGGGCTCCGCTCTCCAAGGCGGGCGACTACATCGAGTTTCAGGCGGACATGGACTGCCTGGTCGCGATGACCGCCTGCCCGCAAGACCAGAACGCGTGCAACGGGTACCACATTACGCCGGTCCAGCTGGACGTCTT
- a CDS encoding glucosamine-6-phosphate deaminase: protein MTPARSLRVERLAVQIYRTRDEMGQAAAAGAAATLRTAIDVRGEARALFASAPSQIEFLHTLAETREIDWSRVTAFHVDEYLRLPAGAPQAFGQFLREHLFDRVRPGRVWLLDGNAADVAGEIARYTGLLREAPVDLACIGVGENGHIAFNEPGDTDFDDPALLRVVALDERSRLQQVHDGCFEALAAVPKEAITLTVPAIVRAGRIVCVVPGPTKREALRVMLRGPVSTRCPASVLRRHPEAVLYADVESASEV from the coding sequence ATGACACCCGCCCGCAGCCTGCGGGTGGAGCGGCTCGCCGTGCAGATCTACCGCACCCGGGATGAGATGGGGCAGGCTGCCGCGGCCGGCGCCGCCGCCACGCTGCGAACGGCGATCGACGTCCGCGGCGAGGCGCGCGCGCTGTTTGCCTCGGCGCCGTCCCAGATCGAGTTTCTGCACACGCTCGCCGAGACGCGCGAGATCGACTGGAGCCGCGTCACGGCGTTTCACGTCGACGAGTACCTCCGGCTCCCGGCCGGCGCGCCGCAGGCGTTCGGGCAGTTTCTGCGCGAGCATCTCTTCGACCGTGTTCGGCCCGGCCGAGTGTGGCTTCTCGACGGAAACGCGGCCGACGTCGCCGGGGAGATCGCCCGCTACACGGGCCTGCTCCGGGAGGCGCCCGTCGACCTCGCCTGCATTGGAGTCGGCGAGAACGGGCACATCGCGTTCAACGAACCCGGCGACACGGACTTCGACGACCCCGCGCTGCTCCGGGTCGTCGCGCTCGACGAGCGGTCGCGGCTGCAGCAGGTGCACGACGGCTGCTTCGAGGCGCTCGCGGCGGTGCCGAAGGAAGCGATCACGCTGACCGTACCGGCGATCGTGCGGGCCGGCAGGATCGTCTGCGTGGTGCCGGGCCCCACCAAACGCGAGGCGCTCAGGGTGATGCTGCGCGGGCCGGTCTCGACGCGGTGCCCCGCGTCGGTGCTGCGCCGCCACCCAGAGGCGGTGCTGTACGCCGACGTCGAATCGGCATCCGAGGTCTGA
- a CDS encoding neutral/alkaline non-lysosomal ceramidase N-terminal domain-containing protein, which yields MGAAKTVITPPPGAGLAGFAARESGARGVHDDLYARALVLEDGGERAALILCDLCELDGPFVARVRRRVEEACGIPRAAVMVAATHTHGAPATIALCCAPPDPRWLGTLEHGAAAVAAEACRNLEPADAAVGCGREASVGRNRRRPDGPVDPTVTVVRFDRVDTAPASLVHYACHPTVLGPDNVLVTRDYVGFTVDAVERVTDGWGAFANGACGDINVGHSAGQTALGLPTPGRTFERAEALGLRLAVEAIRASRDARPVRGPLATRRRAVTVPVRSLPEPEARSTVLAQRRHVESLVTAGAAADATAEARLELFYAESALRWAERDAGPTEETEVQAMAIGDLALIALPGEFFAESGQRLRDRSPFPHTVVMGYANGCLGYVPPASAFEEGGYETRLSPWSRVAPDAEAAILEAAGGILDELRNATSP from the coding sequence GTGGGAGCCGCAAAAACCGTGATCACCCCTCCGCCGGGCGCCGGCCTCGCGGGGTTCGCGGCGCGCGAGAGCGGCGCGCGCGGGGTCCACGACGATCTATACGCTCGGGCGCTCGTCCTGGAAGACGGCGGGGAACGGGCGGCGTTGATCCTCTGCGACCTGTGCGAGCTCGACGGGCCGTTCGTCGCGCGGGTGCGGCGGCGCGTGGAGGAGGCCTGCGGCATTCCGCGGGCGGCGGTCATGGTGGCCGCGACCCACACCCACGGCGCCCCGGCGACGATCGCCCTCTGCTGCGCGCCGCCCGATCCGCGCTGGCTCGGGACGCTGGAGCATGGCGCGGCGGCCGTGGCGGCGGAGGCCTGCCGGAACCTCGAGCCGGCGGACGCGGCCGTGGGGTGCGGCCGGGAAGCCTCGGTCGGACGAAACCGGAGGCGGCCCGACGGGCCGGTCGATCCGACCGTCACCGTGGTGCGATTCGACCGCGTCGATACCGCCCCGGCTTCGCTCGTGCACTACGCCTGCCACCCGACCGTGCTCGGCCCCGACAACGTCCTCGTGACGCGCGACTACGTCGGGTTTACGGTCGACGCGGTGGAACGGGTTACCGACGGCTGGGGCGCGTTTGCGAACGGCGCGTGCGGCGACATCAACGTGGGACACTCGGCCGGTCAGACGGCGCTCGGTCTGCCGACGCCGGGCCGGACGTTCGAGCGCGCGGAGGCGCTCGGCCTCCGGCTGGCCGTGGAAGCGATCCGGGCGTCGCGCGACGCCCGCCCGGTCCGCGGACCGCTCGCCACGCGACGGCGTGCGGTCACGGTGCCGGTGCGATCGCTCCCCGAGCCGGAGGCGCGTTCGACGGTCCTCGCGCAGCGCCGACACGTCGAGTCGCTCGTGACCGCGGGCGCGGCCGCCGACGCGACGGCCGAGGCGCGGCTGGAGCTCTTTTACGCGGAGTCGGCCCTGCGGTGGGCGGAGCGCGACGCGGGGCCCACTGAAGAGACCGAAGTGCAGGCGATGGCGATCGGCGACCTGGCGCTCATCGCGCTGCCGGGCGAGTTCTTCGCCGAGTCGGGACAGCGCCTGCGCGACCGGTCCCCCTTTCCGCATACGGTAGTCATGGGGTACGCGAATGGCTGCCTCGGCTACGTTCCTCCGGCATCCGCGTTTGAGGAGGGTGGCTACGAAACGCGCCTGTCCCCGTGGAGCCGCGTCGCGCCGGACGCCGAGGCCGCGATCCTCGAGGCGGCCGGCGGAATCCTCGACGAACTCCGCAACGCCACATCTCCATGA
- a CDS encoding amidohydrolase family protein, with translation MDLAITGNDAFGRPMTVAVSGGRIESVRPADRASAPADLWVFPGFIDLQVNGFGGHDLNAADPTPEAVAGVARSLWRHGVTRFCPTICTASHEQMTAALRAVAQACDEMDWVGRAVVGVHVEGPYISPEDGPRGAHPAAHVRAPDWREVETFQRAAGGRIRVFTLAPERPGAMELIERLSRAGIVPAIGHTAATPDDIRAAVAAGVRLSTHLGNGAHATLPRHPNYIWAQLAEDVLSASLIVDGHHLPPEVVKVMIRAKGPARCVLISDAIWLADQPPGRYEFLGSPVELTPGGKVRLGNSGYLAGSALNLAGAVANAVRFADVGVAEAVAMASRQPAMLLGRQDLGSLVPGNAADLVLARWSPGDGPPRIVQTVVDGAVVYANGSR, from the coding sequence GTGGACCTCGCGATCACCGGCAACGACGCATTCGGACGGCCCATGACCGTGGCCGTCTCCGGCGGGCGCATCGAAAGCGTGCGACCCGCCGATCGCGCGTCCGCGCCGGCCGATCTGTGGGTGTTTCCCGGGTTCATCGACCTCCAGGTCAACGGCTTCGGCGGGCACGATCTCAACGCCGCCGACCCGACGCCGGAGGCGGTGGCCGGGGTGGCGCGGTCGCTCTGGCGCCACGGCGTGACGCGCTTTTGCCCCACGATCTGCACGGCGAGTCACGAGCAGATGACGGCGGCGCTGCGCGCGGTGGCGCAGGCCTGCGACGAGATGGACTGGGTCGGCCGGGCGGTGGTCGGCGTGCACGTCGAGGGACCTTACATCTCGCCCGAGGACGGTCCGCGCGGCGCCCATCCCGCGGCCCACGTCCGCGCGCCCGACTGGCGGGAGGTCGAGACGTTCCAAAGGGCGGCCGGCGGCCGGATCCGGGTGTTCACGCTTGCGCCCGAGCGGCCCGGCGCGATGGAGTTGATCGAGCGTCTGTCGCGGGCCGGCATCGTCCCCGCGATCGGTCACACCGCCGCCACGCCGGACGACATCCGAGCCGCGGTCGCGGCCGGCGTCAGGCTGTCCACGCATCTTGGGAACGGCGCGCACGCGACGCTGCCGCGGCATCCGAACTACATTTGGGCGCAGCTGGCGGAAGACGTCCTGTCCGCGAGCCTCATCGTCGACGGTCACCATTTGCCGCCCGAGGTCGTCAAGGTGATGATCCGGGCGAAGGGCCCCGCGCGGTGCGTCCTGATCAGCGATGCGATCTGGCTCGCGGATCAGCCGCCCGGTCGATACGAATTTCTCGGCAGTCCGGTGGAGCTGACCCCCGGCGGCAAGGTCCGCCTCGGCAACAGCGGGTATCTCGCGGGATCCGCGTTGAACCTGGCCGGCGCGGTGGCCAACGCCGTGCGCTTCGCCGATGTCGGGGTCGCGGAGGCCGTGGCCATGGCGTCGCGGCAGCCCGCGATGCTGCTCGGCCGTCAGGATCTCGGGTCGCTCGTTCCCGGCAATGCCGCCGACCTCGTGCTGGCCCGGTGGTCGCCCGGCGACGGCCCGCCGCGGATCGTCCAGACCGTGGTGGACGGCGCGGTCGTCTACGCTAACGGAAGCCGGTGA
- a CDS encoding carbohydrate ABC transporter permease — translation MSARVQAGLTHALLIVWAAVMIFPFLWMLATSLKPAPEILAFPPHLLPRAPTVLNYVRAFQTAPFGRFFLNSLIVAALSTAVIVATSTVAGYVFGKFRFPGDTAIFMLFLATAILPLETYMVPLYLTMRDWHWINSYPGLVAPYLVMSFGVFIMRQYFRTALPDELLDAARIDGASEWRIFLRIAVPAASSAMAAVAIFAAIQAWTGFIWPLIIASSQDMYTMEVGLAFFQQRFTIDYGAITAGATVSAVPIIAVFLFFRRHITEGIAFTGFR, via the coding sequence ATGAGCGCGCGCGTGCAGGCGGGCCTGACCCACGCGCTCCTGATCGTCTGGGCGGCGGTCATGATCTTCCCGTTTCTCTGGATGCTGGCCACGTCGCTCAAACCGGCGCCGGAGATCCTGGCGTTTCCGCCGCACCTCCTGCCGCGCGCCCCGACCGTGCTCAACTACGTGCGGGCGTTCCAGACGGCCCCCTTCGGCCGGTTCTTCCTGAACAGCCTCATCGTCGCCGCGCTCTCCACGGCGGTGATCGTGGCCACGTCGACGGTCGCGGGGTACGTGTTCGGGAAGTTCCGCTTCCCCGGCGACACCGCGATCTTCATGCTGTTCCTCGCGACGGCGATCCTGCCGCTCGAGACCTACATGGTCCCGCTGTACCTGACGATGCGGGACTGGCACTGGATCAACAGCTACCCGGGCCTCGTCGCGCCGTATCTCGTGATGAGCTTCGGTGTCTTCATCATGCGGCAGTACTTCCGCACGGCGCTCCCCGACGAGCTGCTGGACGCGGCGCGTATCGACGGCGCGTCCGAGTGGCGGATCTTCCTGCGCATCGCCGTCCCCGCCGCCAGTTCGGCGATGGCGGCCGTGGCCATCTTCGCCGCCATCCAGGCGTGGACGGGCTTCATCTGGCCGCTCATCATCGCGAGCTCGCAGGACATGTACACAATGGAAGTCGGGCTGGCGTTCTTCCAGCAGCGCTTCACGATCGACTACGGCGCCATCACCGCCGGCGCGACGGTCAGCGCCGTGCCGATCATCGCCGTGTTTCTCTTCTTCCGGCGGCACATCACCGAGGGCATCGCCTTCACCGGCTTCCGTTAG
- a CDS encoding sugar ABC transporter permease, which translates to MGAPRTAAALPPHSPAGARAASRPRLSRVVLGRYAFCYAMLLVPAAFFVLFRVIPIVQTLRLSVFSWDLISRVKPFVGLENFSALLADSNFRLALSNTTVFAVVTVVAGVALALVVALPLARRLRFEGAYQFIYFLPFITPTVPEAVVWKWIYDARYGILNYALSFVGIQPVGWLLEPRTTLWAVIIMSVWKTLGYNMVLFIIGLRAIPAEYTEAGLIDGATGWRFFRYLTLPLLMPTVLLVTVISTIGAYNVFTQVYVMAADIQGSPGSVVRVLIYDIFENAFRFYRMGYASAEATVFFAIVLLLTLAQFRVLRGGAE; encoded by the coding sequence GTGGGAGCGCCGCGCACCGCCGCGGCGCTCCCGCCGCATTCCCCGGCCGGCGCACGCGCCGCCTCGCGCCCACGCCTCAGCCGCGTCGTCCTCGGCCGGTACGCCTTCTGCTACGCGATGCTGCTGGTCCCCGCGGCCTTCTTCGTCCTCTTCCGCGTGATCCCGATCGTCCAGACGCTGCGCCTGTCCGTGTTCAGCTGGGACCTGATCTCCCGCGTCAAACCCTTCGTCGGCCTGGAGAACTTCAGCGCGCTGCTCGCCGACTCGAACTTCCGCCTGGCGCTGTCCAATACGACCGTGTTCGCGGTCGTGACGGTCGTCGCCGGCGTGGCGCTGGCGCTCGTCGTGGCGCTGCCGCTGGCCCGGCGCCTGCGCTTCGAGGGCGCCTATCAGTTCATCTACTTCCTGCCGTTCATCACGCCGACCGTACCCGAGGCCGTGGTCTGGAAGTGGATCTACGACGCGCGGTACGGCATCCTCAACTACGCCCTCTCGTTCGTGGGGATCCAGCCCGTGGGGTGGCTGCTCGAGCCCCGGACCACGCTCTGGGCCGTGATCATCATGTCGGTCTGGAAGACGCTCGGCTACAACATGGTCCTGTTCATCATCGGCCTGCGCGCGATCCCGGCCGAATACACCGAGGCGGGCCTGATCGACGGCGCGACGGGGTGGCGGTTCTTCCGCTACCTCACGCTGCCGCTGCTGATGCCGACGGTGCTGCTGGTGACGGTGATCTCGACGATCGGCGCGTACAACGTCTTCACGCAGGTGTACGTGATGGCCGCGGACATCCAGGGCTCGCCCGGCAGCGTGGTGCGCGTGCTCATCTACGACATCTTCGAGAACGCCTTCCGGTTCTACCGGATGGGGTACGCCTCGGCGGAGGCCACGGTCTTCTTCGCCATCGTGCTGCTGCTCACGCTGGCGCAGTTTCGGGTCCTGCGCGGCGGCGCCGAATGA
- a CDS encoding extracellular solute-binding protein has translation MQRTWQQARWLGLALAVAVAALGGAAAPGGAAPSINLAIWSGYPELQPVYQAAADAYDRAHPNVHTTVLVTQLRDYERKLAASIPSGTAGDILEVDDATVFRYIDAGLIAKAPPDMAQYVRGRGFGTASQQHATVGSDVYGVPWFAGIGALFYNTDMFKEAGISGPPRTMDELAADAKKLVKTDAQGRVTRSGISLRLFGAGSGVAEKFTILMWPRGGEILTRNAQGKYKAGYANDAGAATLKMYLDALYVNKVDSFDIKHDAEAFELGQTAMFARESWVVGDAAKNAPALKYMAAPLPRDKRWGTIFNPVNLYVPQSSKNAAAAWDFIKFLTQAQYERQMLEQVGWIPLRQDVNYDPVLVKIPQYRAFLFQNKDFVYWSMPSIKDFDEIETKLADRLVAAYRDKSLTGNPGAIARILRTWADETNTILKRDGLYGE, from the coding sequence ATGCAAAGAACCTGGCAGCAGGCACGCTGGCTGGGACTGGCCCTGGCGGTGGCCGTGGCGGCGCTTGGAGGCGCGGCCGCGCCCGGCGGCGCGGCGCCGTCGATCAACCTCGCGATCTGGAGCGGATATCCGGAGCTTCAGCCCGTCTACCAGGCGGCCGCCGACGCGTATGACCGGGCTCACCCCAACGTCCACACGACGGTGCTGGTGACGCAGCTGCGGGACTACGAGCGCAAGCTGGCGGCGTCCATCCCGTCCGGCACCGCGGGCGACATCCTGGAAGTGGACGACGCCACGGTGTTCCGCTACATCGACGCGGGGCTGATCGCCAAAGCGCCGCCGGACATGGCCCAGTACGTCCGCGGCCGCGGCTTCGGCACTGCGTCGCAGCAGCACGCCACGGTCGGATCGGACGTCTACGGCGTGCCGTGGTTCGCGGGGATCGGCGCCCTCTTCTACAACACTGACATGTTCAAGGAGGCGGGGATCTCCGGGCCGCCGCGGACGATGGACGAGCTCGCGGCGGACGCGAAGAAACTGGTCAAGACCGACGCGCAGGGCCGCGTTACCCGGAGCGGGATCAGCCTCCGCCTCTTCGGCGCCGGCAGCGGCGTTGCCGAGAAGTTCACCATCCTGATGTGGCCGCGCGGCGGGGAGATCCTCACCCGCAACGCGCAGGGCAAGTACAAGGCCGGATACGCGAACGACGCCGGGGCCGCCACGCTCAAGATGTACCTCGACGCCCTGTACGTGAACAAAGTCGACAGCTTCGACATCAAGCACGACGCCGAGGCGTTCGAGCTCGGGCAGACGGCGATGTTCGCGCGCGAGTCCTGGGTCGTCGGGGACGCGGCGAAGAACGCGCCCGCCCTCAAGTACATGGCGGCGCCGCTGCCGCGCGACAAGCGGTGGGGCACGATCTTCAACCCCGTGAACCTCTATGTCCCGCAGTCGTCGAAGAACGCGGCGGCCGCCTGGGATTTCATCAAGTTCCTGACCCAGGCACAGTACGAGCGCCAGATGCTCGAGCAGGTCGGCTGGATCCCGCTGCGCCAAGACGTCAACTACGATCCGGTGCTGGTGAAGATCCCACAGTATCGCGCGTTCCTGTTCCAGAACAAGGACTTCGTGTACTGGTCGATGCCGTCGATCAAAGATTTCGACGAGATCGAGACCAAGCTGGCGGACCGGCTGGTGGCCGCGTACCGGGATAAGAGCCTGACCGGCAATCCGGGCGCCATCGCACGGATCCTGCGCACCTGGGCGGACGAGACGAACACCATTCTCAAGCGGGACGGGCTCTACGGCGAGTAA
- a CDS encoding SIS domain-containing protein: MSVTQRFLERVREYHDRIAREEADRIAAAARLIADCIGGGGLVHVIGPGGHSMLAAEECFYRAGGFVPIDAILDDGFWLGSGAARSTRIERTPGYTKAILDGYQLRRGEVLMIVNAYGVNAATIDAAGEGRARGLTTIGVTSVEHSRSLPRDHPARHPSGRNLFEVVDVYVDTKVPVGDGVLRLPGLDEPVGPISTLNNAFALNAMLLEAMALLLGRGQTPPIWRSANSPGGDEFNRRYFEEYGTRIRRLL; the protein is encoded by the coding sequence GTGTCGGTGACCCAGCGGTTCCTCGAGCGCGTGCGAGAGTATCACGACCGCATCGCCCGCGAGGAGGCCGACCGCATCGCCGCCGCGGCGCGCCTCATCGCGGACTGCATCGGCGGCGGCGGCCTGGTCCACGTCATCGGTCCCGGCGGGCACTCCATGCTCGCGGCGGAAGAGTGCTTCTACCGGGCCGGCGGGTTCGTGCCGATCGATGCGATCCTCGACGACGGATTCTGGCTCGGCTCCGGCGCCGCCCGGTCCACGCGCATCGAGCGCACGCCCGGCTACACGAAGGCGATCCTCGACGGCTATCAGCTGCGGCGCGGCGAGGTCTTGATGATCGTCAACGCCTACGGCGTCAACGCCGCGACGATCGACGCGGCCGGCGAAGGCCGCGCGCGCGGACTCACGACGATCGGCGTGACGTCGGTCGAGCATTCGCGCAGCCTTCCCCGCGACCACCCGGCCCGGCATCCCAGCGGCCGCAACCTGTTCGAGGTCGTGGACGTCTACGTCGATACCAAGGTGCCCGTCGGCGACGGCGTGCTGCGCCTCCCGGGCTTGGACGAGCCGGTCGGGCCGATCTCGACGCTGAACAACGCCTTCGCGCTCAACGCAATGCTGCTTGAAGCGATGGCCCTGCTGCTCGGCCGGGGGCAGACGCCGCCGATCTGGCGGAGCGCGAACTCGCCTGGGGGGGACGAGTTCAACCGGCGCTACTTCGAAGAGTACGGCACGCGCATTCGCAGGCTGCTCTAA
- a CDS encoding alpha/beta fold hydrolase produces the protein MTPPAASSKSARPADALPTVLIPGLLCTPRLYAEQLSALWRFGPVTVADHTRDDSVAGIARRLLAAAPPRFALVGLSMGGYTAFEVMRAAPDRVARLALLDTSARADLPEQGERRRAMIALACEGRFAEVIEPLFLSWVHPSRRTDVTLRAIVQGMAEDTGPDAFVRQITAIMTRPDSRPGLAAIRCPTLVLVGDKDEATSPDRAAEIADGIPGARLVTVPDAGHLTALEQPGHVARALVDWMEMGAR, from the coding sequence ATGACTCCCCCCGCGGCCTCATCCAAGTCCGCGCGGCCGGCCGACGCGCTGCCGACCGTGCTCATCCCCGGCCTGCTCTGCACGCCGCGCCTCTACGCGGAACAGCTCTCGGCGCTCTGGCGGTTCGGCCCGGTCACCGTCGCCGACCACACGCGCGACGACAGCGTCGCGGGGATCGCGCGGCGCCTGCTTGCGGCGGCGCCGCCGCGCTTCGCCCTGGTCGGACTGTCGATGGGCGGCTACACGGCGTTTGAAGTCATGCGCGCCGCGCCCGACCGGGTAGCCCGGTTGGCCTTGCTCGACACGTCCGCGCGTGCGGATCTGCCCGAACAGGGCGAGCGCCGCCGCGCCATGATCGCGCTCGCCTGCGAGGGCCGCTTCGCGGAGGTGATCGAGCCGCTGTTCCTGTCATGGGTGCACCCCTCCCGCCGCACCGACGTGACGCTGCGGGCGATCGTGCAGGGCATGGCGGAGGACACGGGCCCCGACGCGTTTGTGCGGCAGATCACGGCGATCATGACGCGTCCGGACTCGCGCCCCGGTCTCGCGGCCATCCGCTGCCCGACGCTGGTCCTCGTCGGCGACAAAGACGAGGCGACGTCGCCGGACCGCGCGGCCGAGATCGCGGACGGCATCCCGGGCGCGCGGCTCGTCACCGTTCCCGACGCCGGCCACCTGACGGCGCTCGAGCAGCCGGGGCACGTGGCGCGGGCGCTGGTCGACTGGATGGAGATGGGCGCGCGATGA
- a CDS encoding RidA family protein, protein MTGIERIRLEGVLPAPVSHYCDAVRAGDILYVSGIVAMDRDGRVVGAGDAARQTEQIFEHIAKVLAHVGADASRITSVLIHLTNMDDRVRINPVRIRYFGEHRPASTLVQVAALIHPDLLVEVTCTAYLGH, encoded by the coding sequence ATGACCGGGATCGAGCGGATCCGTCTCGAAGGCGTGCTGCCGGCGCCGGTGAGCCATTACTGCGACGCGGTCCGGGCGGGGGACATCCTCTACGTCTCGGGCATCGTGGCGATGGACCGCGACGGCCGGGTCGTCGGCGCGGGCGACGCCGCCCGGCAGACGGAGCAGATCTTCGAGCACATCGCAAAGGTTCTGGCCCACGTGGGCGCCGATGCCTCGCGGATCACGAGCGTGCTCATCCATCTCACGAACATGGACGACCGGGTGCGCATCAACCCCGTCCGGATCCGATACTTCGGCGAGCACCGGCCGGCCAGCACGCTCGTGCAGGTCGCCGCCCTCATCCATCCGGATCTGCTGGTCGAGGTCACCTGCACGGCCTATCTTGGGCATTAG
- a CDS encoding phosphodiester glycosidase family protein — MLLFTAEAGVAGSPPFWPAVQVSHGSSTRIAPGISYAHYTLRTSDGPLNIHQLRVDLDNPSVRLSTALANNQLISGDETVSSMMTHWNGAIAAVNGDFFDIGDSGMPLNIMVKDGRLLRSPSGWTALAIGRDGSARIAHFRWAASIAVPEIDQTYWIAGFNTGIAPRGITVLSNVRGYGAPVPDPGTRQTVVELSPAGASEDSAARYTVRQVWPQQAFYAPFPKREILLVGRGETSDWLLRSIKAGMAIDVGLQTAPDWRAFATVLGGGPLLVQNGRLVDDPYNPVPRERDKPNPVSAVGVSGDGKTMLLVAVDGRQPHLSVGLTQPQLAAYMRWLGASQAMEFDSGGSVTMALRLPGRPAPVVVNSPSDGHERAVANALIIFSRPSAKSR, encoded by the coding sequence GTGCTGCTGTTCACGGCGGAGGCGGGGGTGGCGGGCTCGCCTCCGTTCTGGCCCGCCGTCCAGGTCTCCCACGGTTCCTCGACCCGAATCGCCCCCGGCATCTCGTACGCTCATTACACGCTTCGCACGTCCGACGGCCCGCTCAACATCCACCAGCTGCGGGTCGACCTCGACAATCCGTCGGTGCGCCTGAGCACCGCGCTCGCCAACAACCAGCTCATCAGCGGCGACGAGACGGTCTCGTCGATGATGACGCACTGGAACGGCGCCATCGCGGCCGTCAACGGCGATTTCTTCGACATCGGCGATTCGGGGATGCCGCTCAACATCATGGTCAAGGACGGGCGGCTGCTGCGGAGCCCCTCCGGGTGGACGGCGCTCGCGATCGGCCGAGACGGCAGCGCCCGGATCGCGCATTTCCGGTGGGCGGCGTCGATCGCCGTTCCGGAGATCGACCAGACGTACTGGATCGCCGGGTTCAACACCGGCATCGCTCCCCGCGGGATCACCGTGCTCTCGAACGTGCGCGGGTACGGCGCGCCCGTCCCGGATCCGGGGACCCGCCAAACGGTGGTAGAGTTGTCTCCCGCGGGTGCGTCGGAGGACTCCGCGGCGCGGTACACGGTCAGGCAGGTCTGGCCCCAGCAGGCCTTTTACGCGCCGTTTCCCAAGCGCGAGATTCTTCTGGTCGGCCGCGGCGAGACTTCGGACTGGCTGCTCCGCAGCATCAAAGCCGGCATGGCGATCGACGTCGGACTGCAAACGGCCCCCGACTGGCGGGCGTTCGCGACGGTCCTGGGCGGAGGACCGCTCCTCGTGCAGAACGGGCGGCTCGTCGACGATCCGTACAATCCGGTGCCTCGGGAGCGCGACAAGCCCAACCCCGTCTCCGCGGTGGGCGTCTCCGGGGACGGGAAGACGATGCTGCTCGTCGCCGTCGACGGCCGGCAGCCCCATCTGAGCGTGGGCCTCACGCAGCCCCAGCTCGCGGCGTACATGCGGTGGCTCGGCGCCTCTCAGGCGATGGAGTTCGACAGCGGCGGGTCGGTCACGATGGCCCTGCGCCTCCCGGGCCGTCCCGCGCCCGTCGTCGTCAACTCGCCGTCCGATGGCCACGAGCGCGCGGTGGCCAACGCCCTGATCATCTTCAGCAGGCCGTCCGCGAAGTCGCGCTAG
- a CDS encoding TfoX/Sxy family protein: MAMKWRKSPEALVRTFDAIVPDDPRVERRKMFGYPAAFVGGNLFMSLFQDSLVLRLPEDDRVSFLRIDGSAAFEPMPGRPMREYVVAPPALVARPRSLASWIERSLAYAQSIPPKAAKRSASRAPATRRAPTAAKRAAAQRAAKRK, encoded by the coding sequence ATGGCGATGAAGTGGCGCAAGTCTCCCGAGGCGCTGGTCCGGACGTTCGATGCGATCGTCCCGGACGATCCTCGGGTCGAGCGCCGGAAGATGTTCGGCTATCCGGCCGCGTTCGTCGGGGGCAACCTGTTCATGTCGCTGTTCCAGGATTCGCTGGTGCTGCGGCTGCCGGAAGACGACCGCGTGTCCTTCCTACGGATCGACGGATCGGCGGCGTTCGAACCGATGCCGGGCCGGCCGATGCGCGAATATGTCGTCGCGCCTCCCGCGTTGGTCGCGCGCCCCAGGTCCCTCGCGTCCTGGATCGAGCGGTCGCTGGCGTATGCTCAGTCGATCCCACCGAAGGCCGCCAAGCGCAGCGCATCCAGGGCGCCGGCGACGCGCCGCGCACCCACAGCGGCGAAGCGCGCCGCCGCGCAACGCGCCGCGAAACGGAAGTAG